A single window of bacterium DNA harbors:
- a CDS encoding VOC family protein: MSRPAPRLAHLAIIVRDLDAQTVVPLAALGLAVRDRTAVPGEGVAVSFVPVGAAEVELVQPLSPGGPLGQFIDRRGEAIHHLALGVPDLEAAIARATAAGLRFAGQAPRTGAHGTRIAFVHPSSLQGLLLELVELR, encoded by the coding sequence GTGAGCCGTCCCGCCCCTCGTCTCGCCCATCTCGCGATCATTGTCCGGGATCTTGACGCGCAGACGGTCGTCCCGCTTGCGGCGCTCGGCCTCGCCGTCCGGGATCGCACGGCCGTGCCCGGGGAGGGCGTAGCCGTCTCCTTTGTGCCGGTGGGAGCGGCCGAGGTCGAGCTCGTCCAGCCCCTGTCGCCCGGCGGACCGCTCGGGCAGTTTATCGACCGCCGGGGCGAGGCGATTCATCACCTCGCACTCGGTGTCCCCGATCTCGAGGCGGCGATCGCCCGCGCTACCGCCGCTGGGCTGCGCTTCGCCGGGCAGGCGCCGAGAACCGGTGCCCACGGCACCCGCATCGCCTTTGTGCACCCGTCGTCGCTTCAGGGGCTGCTGCTCGAGCTTGTAGAACTCCGTTAG
- the rsmA gene encoding 16S rRNA (adenine(1518)-N(6)/adenine(1519)-N(6))-dimethyltransferase RsmA codes for MRPTKRWGQHFLVSTRALASILAAAELTRDDAVLEVGAGLGTLTEALAARAGVVTAIEVDRRLVEVLRARLGGLPNLRIVQGDALHADLPPLFAGASVRKTVANLPYNIAAPLLLRLLDPALSIARLVVTVQREVAERVVARAGTPSYGRLSIAVQYRAAPRIVARIPPGAFLPAPDVESAILALAPHARPPVAVEDEAALFRVVAAGFGHRRKTLANALAHGLKITPSAVEAACRAAGVDPRARAETLDLEAFAALTRALSGTA; via the coding sequence ATCCGGCCCACCAAACGGTGGGGCCAGCACTTCCTCGTCAGCACCCGCGCGCTCGCCTCGATCCTTGCCGCGGCCGAACTGACCCGCGACGACGCGGTATTGGAAGTGGGCGCCGGGCTCGGCACCCTCACCGAGGCGTTGGCGGCGCGCGCCGGCGTCGTGACCGCGATCGAGGTGGATCGCCGGCTGGTCGAGGTGCTGCGCGCGCGGCTCGGCGGACTCCCGAACCTCCGGATCGTGCAGGGCGACGCGCTCCACGCCGATCTGCCGCCGCTCTTCGCCGGAGCGTCCGTGCGCAAGACGGTGGCGAACCTGCCGTACAATATCGCGGCGCCGCTGCTGCTTCGGCTGCTCGACCCCGCGCTGTCGATCGCGCGGCTCGTCGTCACCGTGCAGCGGGAGGTGGCCGAGCGCGTGGTCGCCCGGGCCGGCACGCCGTCGTACGGACGGCTGTCGATCGCCGTGCAGTACCGGGCCGCCCCCCGGATCGTCGCGCGCATACCGCCCGGCGCGTTCCTGCCGGCGCCGGATGTGGAGTCCGCGATCCTGGCGCTCGCGCCGCACGCGCGGCCGCCGGTCGCGGTCGAGGACGAGGCGGCCCTGTTCCGGGTGGTCGCGGCGGGGTTCGGCCACCGGCGCAAGACGCTCGCCAACGCGCTTGCGCACGGGCTCAAGATCACGCCGTCCGCCGTCGAGGCGGCGTGCCGGGCGGCCGGGGTGGATCCGCGCGCGCGGGCGGAGACGCTCGACCTCGAGGCGTTCGCGGCGCTGACGCGGGCCCTGTCGGGAACCGCCTGA
- a CDS encoding LCP family protein: protein MSTQSPPVPETPDGSPPGTPPPARSRRSPRSLWARIASGALRAVLITFAAVLVAGIVIAALHAQPSGPTFAWPFRVTGRTNVLVMGLDRTVSDQNPNVVYPVSRTDTLIAVSFDPAGGQVHLLSIPRDTRAAIPGHGTDKINAAYAYGREALARRTVENFTGVAFPYYITLQTRGYVHLIDAVGGVTVRIDKDLNYDDNWDGLHIHLKKGNRRLGGKAAIEYARFRHDALGDIGRITRQQQVADALITELRRPQVVFHAGRILRVFGEDINTNLRPEQLIALGWFSARLPKGTLDRETLPGRFGAADWLPVPAEDRAAVARMFYGMDAADLAQATVEVVTSGAGRGAVGDGLARLDALGVRLVRVTSAPDAAESAIIVHGGDVRVAAVIAGATRIAQIASAGAPVGAGGAQFTVVLGRDYDDRVVPPPTR, encoded by the coding sequence ATGTCTACACAGTCCCCCCCGGTCCCCGAGACCCCGGACGGTTCGCCGCCGGGCACGCCGCCGCCGGCCCGGTCCCGCCGGTCGCCGCGGTCGCTCTGGGCGCGCATCGCCTCGGGCGCCCTCCGTGCCGTCCTCATCACCTTCGCCGCCGTCCTCGTCGCCGGCATCGTCATCGCCGCCCTGCATGCGCAGCCTTCAGGGCCGACGTTCGCATGGCCGTTCCGCGTGACCGGACGAACGAACGTCCTCGTCATGGGGCTCGACCGGACCGTCAGCGACCAGAATCCGAACGTCGTGTATCCCGTCAGCCGCACCGACACGCTCATCGCCGTAAGCTTCGATCCTGCCGGCGGGCAGGTCCACCTCCTCAGCATTCCGCGCGACACCCGCGCGGCAATCCCGGGGCACGGCACCGACAAGATCAACGCGGCGTACGCGTACGGCAGAGAAGCGCTGGCGCGGCGCACCGTCGAGAACTTCACCGGGGTTGCGTTCCCCTACTACATTACGCTCCAGACGCGAGGCTACGTGCATCTGATCGACGCCGTGGGCGGCGTCACCGTCCGCATCGACAAAGACCTCAATTACGACGACAACTGGGACGGCCTGCATATCCATCTGAAGAAGGGGAACCGCCGGCTGGGCGGAAAGGCGGCGATCGAATACGCGCGCTTCCGGCACGACGCGCTCGGCGACATCGGCCGCATCACGCGCCAGCAGCAGGTCGCAGACGCATTGATCACGGAGCTGCGGCGCCCGCAGGTCGTTTTTCACGCCGGCCGCATTCTGCGGGTGTTCGGGGAAGACATCAACACCAACCTCCGGCCCGAGCAGCTGATCGCGCTCGGCTGGTTCAGCGCGCGTCTGCCCAAAGGCACGCTCGACCGGGAAACGCTGCCGGGACGGTTCGGCGCGGCCGATTGGCTGCCGGTTCCGGCCGAGGACCGCGCGGCCGTGGCGCGGATGTTCTACGGGATGGACGCCGCGGATCTCGCGCAGGCCACGGTCGAGGTCGTCACCTCCGGCGCCGGCCGCGGCGCCGTCGGCGACGGGTTGGCACGGCTCGATGCGCTGGGGGTTCGGCTGGTGCGCGTCACGTCCGCGCCCGATGCCGCGGAGAGCGCGATCATCGTGCACGGCGGGGACGTCCGCGTGGCGGCCGTCATTGCCGGCGCGACGCGGATCGCGCAAATCGCCTCCGCCGGCGCCCCGGTGGGCGCCGGCGGCGCCCAGTTCACGGTCGTGCTCGGCCGCGACTACGACGACCGGGTCGTCCCGCCGCCGACCCGGTAG
- a CDS encoding carboxyl transferase domain-containing protein, with product MSEPADRRLEELRARRARAESGGGTERIARQHDAGKLTARERVADLLDPGTFVELDRFVAHRAMEFGMDKTEAPGDGVVTGYGAVHGRLVYVFSQDFTVLGGSLGEAHAAKICKIMDLAVRNGAPVIGLNDSGGARIQEGVASLGGYAEIFLRNTLASGVVPQISAILGPCAGGAVYSPAITDFTIMVRGTSYMFVTGPQVVKTVTREEVTLEDLGGAEVHAARSGVAHFVADSDEDALALIRRLLAFLPQNNLDEVPRADAADDPRRMDPSLDTLVPADPNRPYDMRDVITRIVDRGDFLEVHELFAPNLVVGFARLGGRSVGVVAQQPAVLAGVLDINSSVKGARFVRFCDAFNIPLVTFVDVPGFLPGTAQEHGGIIKHGAKLLYAYCEATVPKLAVITRKAYGGAYDVMSSKHIRGDLNLAWPTAEIAVMGPEGAIDIVFRRELDAAADREAMRARLAAEYRAKFATPYVAASRGYIDDVIEPRETRPRLISALEMLAGKRDRNPPRKHGNIPL from the coding sequence GTGTCGGAGCCGGCGGACCGGCGCCTCGAAGAACTGCGCGCGCGCCGCGCCCGCGCCGAGTCGGGCGGCGGGACGGAGCGGATCGCCCGGCAGCACGACGCGGGCAAACTCACCGCGCGCGAGCGCGTCGCCGACCTCCTCGATCCCGGCACCTTCGTCGAACTGGACCGCTTCGTGGCCCACCGCGCCATGGAGTTCGGCATGGACAAGACGGAGGCTCCGGGCGACGGCGTCGTCACCGGGTACGGCGCCGTCCACGGGCGGCTCGTCTACGTCTTTTCTCAGGACTTCACGGTCCTCGGCGGCTCGCTCGGAGAGGCGCACGCCGCGAAGATCTGCAAGATCATGGATCTCGCCGTGCGCAACGGCGCGCCGGTGATCGGCCTCAACGATTCCGGCGGCGCCCGCATCCAGGAGGGCGTCGCGAGCCTCGGCGGCTACGCCGAGATCTTCCTGCGCAATACGCTCGCCAGCGGCGTGGTGCCGCAGATCTCGGCCATTCTGGGGCCGTGCGCGGGCGGCGCGGTCTACTCGCCGGCGATTACGGATTTCACGATCATGGTGCGCGGGACGAGCTACATGTTCGTCACCGGGCCGCAGGTCGTCAAGACGGTGACGCGCGAGGAGGTCACCCTGGAGGACCTCGGCGGCGCGGAGGTCCATGCCGCCCGCAGCGGCGTCGCGCATTTCGTCGCGGACTCCGACGAGGACGCGCTTGCCCTGATCCGGAGGCTGCTCGCGTTTCTCCCGCAGAACAACCTCGACGAGGTGCCGCGCGCGGATGCCGCGGACGATCCGCGGCGGATGGACCCGTCGCTCGATACCCTCGTACCGGCGGATCCGAACCGGCCGTACGACATGCGCGACGTGATCACGCGCATCGTCGACCGGGGCGACTTTCTCGAAGTCCACGAGTTGTTCGCGCCGAACCTCGTGGTCGGCTTCGCGCGTCTCGGCGGCCGCTCCGTCGGCGTGGTCGCGCAGCAACCCGCGGTCCTGGCCGGCGTCCTCGATATCAACAGTTCCGTGAAAGGCGCGCGGTTCGTCCGGTTCTGCGACGCGTTCAACATCCCGCTCGTGACCTTTGTCGACGTCCCGGGGTTCCTGCCCGGCACGGCGCAGGAACACGGCGGCATCATCAAGCACGGGGCCAAGCTGCTCTACGCGTACTGCGAGGCCACGGTGCCGAAGCTCGCCGTGATCACCCGCAAGGCCTACGGCGGCGCCTACGATGTGATGTCGAGCAAGCACATCCGCGGCGACCTCAACCTGGCGTGGCCGACCGCCGAGATCGCCGTGATGGGGCCCGAAGGCGCGATCGACATCGTCTTCCGCCGCGAGCTCGACGCCGCCGCCGACCGGGAAGCGATGCGGGCCCGTCTCGCCGCGGAGTACCGCGCCAAGTTCGCGACGCCGTACGTCGCCGCGTCCCGCGGATACATCGACGACGTGATCGAGCCGCGCGAGACGCGGCCGCGTCTCATCTCCGCGCTCGAGATGCTGGCCGGGAAGCGCGACCGCAACCCGCCGCGCAAGCACGGCAACATCCCGCTGTAG
- a CDS encoding biotin/lipoyl-containing protein → MKTYHIRVDGIALEVGIEETPGGLRAAVVRRGDDPAAADDGLPVGRLRRVDLAELVPGCYSFLLDGRSHVLIVAAWRRGAPIGGHRAESPASGGGAGPMHLLFDGAAVAADVGRSRRVRIGAPTGGGAAGQVRAPMPGLVVAIQAEPGTAVVPGQPLIIMEAMKMQMEIRAPHAGVVREVRVSPGQDVAGNDLLVTVD, encoded by the coding sequence GTGAAGACGTATCACATCCGGGTGGACGGCATCGCGCTTGAGGTCGGCATCGAGGAGACGCCCGGCGGCCTCCGCGCCGCGGTCGTTCGCCGGGGTGACGATCCCGCGGCGGCCGACGACGGTCTCCCTGTCGGGCGGCTGCGCCGCGTCGACCTCGCCGAGCTCGTGCCGGGCTGTTACTCGTTCCTGCTCGACGGCCGCTCGCACGTGCTGATCGTCGCCGCCTGGCGGCGCGGTGCCCCGATCGGCGGGCACCGCGCCGAGAGTCCGGCCTCCGGCGGAGGCGCCGGCCCCATGCATCTGCTTTTCGACGGCGCCGCGGTCGCCGCGGACGTCGGCCGGTCCCGGCGCGTCCGGATTGGCGCACCAACCGGCGGGGGGGCGGCCGGCCAAGTTCGCGCCCCCATGCCGGGGCTCGTCGTGGCCATCCAGGCTGAGCCCGGGACCGCGGTCGTGCCGGGGCAGCCGCTCATTATAATGGAGGCGATGAAAATGCAGATGGAGATCCGGGCACCGCATGCCGGGGTCGTCCGCGAGGTGCGGGTGAGCCCGGGACAGGACGTGGCGGGCAACGATCTGCTCGTAACGGTGGACTAG
- a CDS encoding methylmalonyl-CoA mutase family protein, which produces MVQVPDGREEPRETASGIPVSRVYDEHDVAGVDPRRDVGAPGEYPFTRGIYPTMYRGRLWTMRQYAGYATAEESNRRFRYLLEQGQTGLSIAFDLPTQMGYDSDHPLAEAEVGKVGVAIDSLADMEVLLQGIPLDRVSTSMTINATAAILLCMYQAAAERQGVPPDRIDGTTQNDILKEYIARGTYIYPPGPSIRLVTDTFAYCAERLPRWNPISISGYHIREAGATAVQEVAFTLGNAIAYLRAAQDAGMDADRLAPRLAFFFDAQMDFFEEIAKFRAARRLWARTMRERFGARDPRSCMLRFHTQTAGVALTAQQPDNNVVRVAIQALAAVLGGTQSLHTNARDEALALPTDEAALLALRTQQIIAHETGAGSTVDPFGGSYYVEALTAEIERRAADYLDRIDQMGGMLPAIEQGFVQREIGEAAYREQQQVEAGRRIIVGVNRFQTGAERIPPILRVDPSVPDGQRARLRRVRAERDGGRVRAALGALADTARGRENLLPSILECVRAYATVGEICETLRGCFGVYRPSAVV; this is translated from the coding sequence ATCGTCCAGGTGCCGGACGGACGCGAGGAACCCCGCGAGACGGCGTCGGGCATCCCTGTGTCCCGCGTGTACGACGAGCACGATGTCGCCGGGGTCGATCCGCGGCGCGATGTCGGCGCGCCGGGAGAATACCCGTTTACGCGCGGCATCTACCCCACGATGTATCGGGGCCGGCTTTGGACGATGCGCCAGTACGCCGGCTACGCCACGGCCGAGGAGTCCAACCGGCGATTTCGCTACCTGCTCGAGCAGGGCCAGACGGGGCTGTCGATCGCCTTCGATCTGCCGACGCAGATGGGCTACGACTCCGATCACCCGCTGGCCGAGGCGGAGGTCGGCAAAGTCGGCGTGGCCATCGACTCGCTCGCCGACATGGAGGTGCTCCTCCAGGGGATTCCGCTGGACCGCGTCAGCACCTCGATGACGATCAACGCGACCGCGGCGATTCTCCTCTGCATGTACCAGGCCGCCGCGGAGCGGCAGGGCGTTCCCCCCGACCGGATCGACGGCACCACGCAAAACGATATCCTGAAAGAGTACATTGCGCGCGGCACCTACATCTATCCGCCCGGCCCGTCGATCCGGCTCGTCACCGATACGTTCGCCTACTGCGCGGAGCGCCTGCCGCGGTGGAATCCGATCAGCATCAGCGGCTACCACATCCGGGAGGCCGGCGCGACCGCGGTGCAGGAAGTCGCCTTCACGCTCGGCAACGCGATCGCGTACCTGCGTGCCGCCCAGGATGCCGGCATGGACGCCGATCGGCTCGCGCCGCGGCTCGCGTTCTTTTTCGACGCCCAGATGGACTTCTTTGAAGAGATCGCCAAGTTTCGCGCGGCGCGGCGCCTGTGGGCGCGCACGATGCGGGAGCGGTTCGGCGCCCGCGATCCGCGGTCGTGCATGCTGCGATTTCACACCCAGACCGCGGGCGTCGCGCTGACGGCGCAGCAGCCCGACAACAACGTCGTTCGCGTGGCGATTCAGGCGCTGGCGGCGGTGCTCGGCGGCACACAGTCGCTCCACACCAACGCGCGCGACGAGGCGCTCGCGCTGCCCACCGACGAGGCGGCGCTGCTGGCGCTGCGGACCCAGCAGATCATCGCCCACGAGACCGGCGCGGGCTCCACGGTGGATCCGTTCGGCGGATCGTACTACGTCGAGGCGCTGACGGCGGAGATCGAGCGCCGCGCCGCGGACTATCTCGACCGCATCGATCAGATGGGGGGCATGCTGCCGGCGATCGAGCAGGGCTTCGTGCAGCGGGAAATCGGGGAGGCGGCGTACCGCGAGCAGCAACAGGTCGAAGCGGGCCGGCGGATCATTGTCGGCGTGAACCGGTTCCAAACCGGCGCGGAACGCATCCCGCCGATTCTCCGCGTCGATCCCTCCGTCCCCGATGGGCAGCGCGCGAGACTGCGCCGCGTGCGGGCCGAGCGGGACGGCGGCCGGGTCCGCGCGGCGCTCGGAGCGCTCGCGGATACGGCGCGCGGCCGGGAGAACCTGCTGCCTTCGATCCTGGAGTGCGTGCGCGCCTACGCCACGGTCGGCGAGATCTGCGAGACCCTCCGCGGATGCTTCGGAGTCTACCGGCCCTCGGCCGTCGTGTGA
- a CDS encoding biotin carboxylase N-terminal domain-containing protein, whose product MNRPERPKSRPLRRVLVANRGEIALRVIRACRVSGLGAVAVYSDADRTAAHVAAADEAHRIGPPPAAQSYLSVGAIIDAARTAGADAVHPGYGFLAENPALAQACADAGLVFVGPPAATLERCGDKAETRRAARGAGVPILPGTDPLDDAALAREAGRIGFPVLLKAAGGGGGKGIHLVRAAADLADAVRLARGEARGAFGDDRVYVEKWLDRARHVEVQILADAAGSLVHLGERECSIQRRHQKVIEEAPSPALDASLRDAMGRAAVAAARAVGYVNAGTVEFVVSGREFYFLEINARLQVEHPVTEMVTGRDLACLQLAIAGGAPLGFGQDGVAVRGHAIEARISAEDPDAGFVPWVGRVGEAVLPGGPGVRVDGALVAGMEVTRFYDPILAKVIAWGETRADAIARLAQAMRETVITGVPTTVPFHRWALAHPVFREGSYTTRFVETEWESRDRTPPDGAAEAAATLAHLAGRAVPAPVSRDGGAWAQAARRDALS is encoded by the coding sequence GTGAACCGCCCCGAGCGCCCGAAGAGCCGCCCCCTCCGCCGCGTGCTCGTCGCCAACCGCGGCGAGATCGCGCTGCGGGTGATCCGCGCCTGCCGCGTGAGCGGGCTTGGGGCTGTCGCGGTGTACAGCGACGCGGACCGCACGGCCGCGCACGTCGCGGCGGCCGACGAAGCCCACCGGATCGGGCCGCCGCCGGCCGCGCAGTCGTACCTCTCGGTCGGCGCGATCATCGACGCGGCGCGCACCGCCGGGGCCGACGCCGTGCACCCGGGCTACGGCTTTCTCGCCGAAAACCCGGCGCTCGCGCAGGCGTGCGCGGACGCGGGGCTGGTGTTCGTCGGGCCGCCCGCCGCGACGCTCGAGCGGTGCGGCGACAAGGCCGAGACACGGCGGGCGGCCCGCGGCGCCGGCGTCCCGATCCTTCCCGGCACCGATCCGCTCGACGACGCCGCTCTCGCACGGGAAGCCGGCCGGATCGGGTTTCCCGTGCTGCTCAAGGCCGCGGGCGGCGGCGGCGGCAAGGGCATCCATCTCGTGCGCGCGGCGGCCGACCTCGCCGACGCCGTCCGGCTCGCCCGCGGCGAGGCCCGGGGCGCCTTCGGCGACGACCGCGTCTACGTCGAGAAGTGGCTCGACCGCGCGCGGCACGTCGAGGTCCAGATCCTCGCCGACGCCGCCGGATCGCTCGTCCATCTCGGCGAGCGCGAGTGCTCGATCCAGCGGCGCCACCAGAAAGTGATCGAAGAAGCGCCGTCGCCTGCCCTCGACGCGTCCCTGCGCGACGCGATGGGGCGGGCGGCGGTCGCGGCCGCGCGCGCCGTCGGCTACGTCAACGCCGGGACGGTGGAGTTTGTCGTCAGCGGCCGCGAATTCTATTTTCTCGAGATCAACGCGCGCCTGCAGGTCGAACATCCGGTGACCGAAATGGTGACCGGCCGCGATCTGGCGTGCCTGCAGCTCGCGATCGCGGGCGGCGCGCCGCTGGGGTTCGGCCAAGACGGCGTCGCGGTGCGCGGCCACGCGATCGAGGCGAGGATTTCGGCCGAGGACCCCGACGCCGGCTTCGTGCCGTGGGTCGGGCGAGTCGGCGAGGCCGTCCTGCCCGGCGGCCCCGGGGTGCGCGTCGACGGCGCGCTCGTCGCCGGCATGGAGGTGACACGCTTCTACGATCCGATTCTGGCCAAGGTGATCGCCTGGGGCGAGACGCGGGCGGATGCGATCGCGCGCCTCGCGCAGGCGATGCGCGAGACCGTCATCACCGGAGTGCCGACCACGGTGCCGTTTCACCGCTGGGCGCTCGCGCATCCCGTCTTCCGGGAGGGCTCGTACACGACCCGATTCGTCGAGACGGAGTGGGAGAGCCGCGACCGTACTCCGCCGGATGGGGCGGCGGAGGCCGCCGCGACGCTGGCGCACCTCGCCGGGCGGGCGGTGCCGGCGCCGGTCTCGCGGGACGGGGGCGCCTGGGCGCAGGCAGCCCGGCGCGACGCGCTGTCGTGA
- a CDS encoding NTP transferase domain-containing protein, translating to MPPGGGSPAALPREDGVDAVVLAGGPPDAALTGGVSPKAFAMVGSSTMVERVIAALRGVPQIRRIAVVGPDPLPPAVAAAATLAVPAAGRLLDNLSAGLAALEQDAPRGAVPVLVAAADVPLLTAAAVAEFLQAAQASGADAAYAVVPRDVVARAAPGVRKTFVRLADGEFTGGSLVLLRPGAFARARPVIERAVRARKRPWDLARLFGLATLAGLATGRLRIAALERRAETLAGLRARAVVCRDAGVALDVDTPEMLALVRQRLASAPDRAAGHPASRGAAGEVS from the coding sequence GTGCCGCCCGGCGGGGGCAGCCCGGCCGCCTTGCCCCGCGAGGACGGGGTTGATGCGGTCGTGCTCGCCGGCGGTCCGCCGGACGCGGCGCTGACCGGCGGGGTTTCACCGAAGGCATTTGCCATGGTCGGCTCTTCGACCATGGTCGAGCGTGTCATCGCGGCGCTCCGTGGTGTCCCGCAGATCCGCCGCATCGCCGTCGTGGGCCCCGATCCGCTGCCCCCTGCCGTGGCCGCCGCGGCGACGCTCGCGGTTCCCGCGGCGGGGAGACTCCTCGATAATCTCTCCGCGGGCCTTGCCGCGCTCGAGCAGGACGCGCCGCGCGGCGCCGTGCCCGTGCTCGTGGCGGCCGCGGACGTGCCGCTCTTGACGGCCGCCGCGGTGGCAGAATTTCTCCAGGCCGCGCAGGCCTCGGGCGCCGACGCCGCCTACGCGGTCGTTCCCCGGGACGTGGTCGCCCGCGCGGCGCCCGGCGTGCGCAAGACGTTCGTGCGCCTGGCGGACGGAGAGTTCACGGGCGGCAGCCTCGTGCTGCTGCGTCCCGGAGCCTTTGCCCGCGCCCGGCCCGTGATCGAGCGCGCGGTGCGGGCGCGCAAGCGTCCATGGGACCTGGCGCGGCTGTTCGGTCTCGCCACGCTCGCCGGGCTCGCGACAGGCCGGCTTCGGATCGCGGCGCTCGAGCGGCGGGCGGAGACCCTCGCCGGGCTGCGGGCCCGCGCCGTCGTGTGCCGCGACGCCGGTGTGGCCCTGGACGTCGATACCCCCGAGATGCTCGCGCTCGTCCGGCAGCGCCTCGCCTCCGCCCCCGACCGGGCGGCCGGGCACCCCGCGTCGCGCGGAGCGGCGGGAGAGGTCTCGTGA
- a CDS encoding 3D domain-containing protein translates to MRTFLWPGIDISVIRAVPVTLRFGETASSVRVAATSVGDALRVLGVTLGPIDRVYPRTTDAVYPGMQITVERRAWRTWVEQRPLAYPSRVVADPQLYKGNRTVRTPGRPGVDQRIIQALYANGRPASVVPRPWTVAQPPVPEVIAVGTREMVASRGDFAGHEYLMLEATAYYSGPNNFGGAIGPRTATGLLAQRGVVAVDPSVIPLGSRLFIEGYGYAIAGDTGGAIQGMRIDLCFNSYDEAIHFGRRTVKAYIVDRR, encoded by the coding sequence GTGCGGACGTTCCTCTGGCCGGGTATCGACATCAGCGTTATCCGGGCCGTCCCCGTGACCCTCCGGTTCGGTGAGACGGCGTCGTCGGTGCGGGTGGCCGCCACGTCGGTGGGTGACGCGCTGCGCGTGCTCGGCGTCACGCTTGGGCCGATCGACCGTGTCTACCCCCGTACGACCGACGCGGTCTACCCGGGGATGCAAATCACCGTCGAGCGGCGCGCATGGCGCACCTGGGTCGAACAGCGGCCCCTCGCGTATCCGTCCCGCGTCGTCGCCGACCCGCAGTTGTACAAGGGCAACCGCACGGTCCGCACCCCCGGCCGGCCAGGGGTGGATCAGCGCATCATCCAGGCGCTGTATGCGAATGGCCGTCCCGCGTCGGTGGTCCCGCGTCCGTGGACCGTCGCGCAGCCCCCTGTTCCGGAGGTCATCGCGGTGGGGACGCGCGAGATGGTCGCCTCGCGCGGCGACTTCGCCGGGCATGAGTACCTGATGCTCGAAGCCACCGCCTACTACTCGGGTCCGAACAATTTCGGCGGTGCGATCGGGCCCCGGACCGCGACCGGGCTTCTGGCTCAGCGCGGCGTGGTGGCGGTCGACCCGTCCGTGATTCCCCTCGGCAGCCGCCTCTTTATCGAGGGCTACGGCTACGCGATTGCGGGGGACACCGGCGGAGCGATTCAGGGGATGCGCATCGATCTGTGCTTCAACTCCTACGACGAGGCGATCCACTTCGGACGCCGGACGGTCAAGGCCTACATCGTCGATCGGCGCTAG
- the ispE gene encoding 4-(cytidine 5'-diphospho)-2-C-methyl-D-erythritol kinase, giving the protein MKELHLNAYAKINLTLDVLGDRPDGYHDIETILHTVELHDSITLRENGETITVRCASPDVPADTQNIVHRAASLLKDTFHVPRGVEVELTKCIPIASGLGGGSSDAAVTLLGLAQMWKLRLGERQLLDLAGQIGSDVPFFLAGGAALAMGRGERIRVLRPLPTTWVVLARPPLQVPTEWAYRELNHDTPRRRPDTGAVLRALDAENPAEVGRLLCNVFEDVVETHHPAVRALRERMTAQHPLGVSMSGTGPVLFALAAKESEARSLGEALAGEAGYEVFVTRTFAEER; this is encoded by the coding sequence GTGAAGGAACTGCACCTCAACGCGTACGCCAAGATCAATCTCACGCTTGACGTGCTCGGCGACCGTCCGGACGGATACCACGACATCGAGACGATTCTGCACACCGTTGAACTCCACGACTCGATCACGCTCCGCGAGAACGGTGAGACGATCACCGTGCGGTGCGCCAGTCCGGACGTGCCCGCGGACACGCAGAACATCGTCCATCGCGCGGCGTCGCTGCTCAAGGACACGTTCCACGTGCCGCGCGGCGTCGAGGTCGAGTTGACCAAATGCATTCCGATCGCGTCCGGGCTGGGCGGCGGGTCGAGCGACGCCGCGGTCACGCTGCTCGGTCTCGCGCAGATGTGGAAGCTGCGGCTCGGGGAGCGGCAACTGTTGGATCTCGCCGGGCAGATCGGCTCGGACGTGCCGTTCTTCCTCGCAGGCGGCGCCGCCCTCGCGATGGGGCGGGGGGAGCGCATCCGGGTGCTGCGGCCGCTGCCGACCACCTGGGTTGTGCTCGCGCGTCCGCCGCTGCAAGTTCCGACCGAGTGGGCCTACCGCGAGCTCAACCACGACACGCCGCGGCGGCGGCCCGACACGGGCGCGGTCCTGCGCGCGCTGGACGCCGAGAATCCCGCGGAGGTCGGCCGCCTGCTCTGCAACGTGTTCGAAGATGTCGTCGAAACGCATCATCCGGCGGTCCGAGCTCTTCGGGAGCGCATGACGGCGCAGCATCCGCTCGGCGTCTCCATGTCGGGCACCGGACCCGTTCTGTTCGCGCTCGCGGCCAAAGAATCGGAGGCGCGCAGCCTCGGCGAGGCTCTCGCGGGGGAGGCCGGGTACGAGGTCTTCGTAACGCGGACCTTCGCCGAAGAACGGTAA